The genomic stretch AGTGGTGGTGCAAAATGCCTGTGTCCTTGATCTGAAGAAGGCCATTCGCAGATTCATGGAGCTGAAACAACAACGTGAAGGCGGAGTGAAACATGTCAGCTGGtaaatacactcacacacaaacacaagaacaTAAGAGtgatttcaaatttaaaaaacatgccCAAACTGATTGCCACTGTTTGCTTCCTTTCTTTTAAAGGAGATATGTTTGGAGAACGTATCAGTTAGTATTTCAAGGGGAAAAGCTGGAAGACGACAAGATGAGGCTTAAAGAGTAAGTGCATAAAATAATCCCCTCTTTCACTTGTGGTGCTCTTATCATCAGCGCTGTTTCACTCTATTTCTTTATATCTTCAGCTACGGGATCAGGAACAGAGATGAAGTGACGTTCATGAAGAGACTCAGGAAAAAGTGAAATGTCGCAGCCAACGTTTGTGACGTCAGGAAGAAACACCAGTTCCTGCAGTGTGTACTACCGGCCTCGCAGGCTGGAAATGACTTTCACAAAGTATTCATGATTGTATGATTtgtattttaagtgttttttgggGAAGTTTTGACATATCTTTGTACACATTACACACTGAGTATGCTTCTCAAAGACGCTACATGTAAATAAGATATCTGGAGATGTTAAGCCCCCATTTAACTGCCAGTGGGATTTTTGTATAGTTTTTctgcaaacaataaaacatatttccgtattttatttttatttttgtgtgtttgtgttttacttgCATCGCAACAAGAGCATGCTGTTACATTTTTCCAGAGAGGTGCCGTTGTAATCCGACAATTTGAATATTTCCTGGTATAAGTGAACACTGTTATGCCCTTGTTGACCTAGTTTGAATGTTACCTGTGAAGGATACACTGGGAGCAGCTGAGGACATATGGTAATAAACACGGTTTCTCTTTAATACTGTTTTATATGGGACTTTATGAACAATAGTTGAGTTGTTTTGAGTAATGTCTTTGACTTCTTAGTGTCTTAgtcttctttttcttaaattGTGAAACTTGTCTCTGGTTCATGTTACAGATGGGAGAgaagtacagtatataaatgatACCTGCAAATATATTTGCTTTAATAGATTAAACGATTTATGAAACAATTAATACTTTCAAAATTGGTCTTTAGTTTGAGATGTCACTACTAGTATTCTCACTAATAAACCTAAATCCAATTTTCTTCTTCATTCTatttaactaagtacatttactcaagtactgtacttcagtacaattttgagttacttgtgctttacttgagtatttctattttatggtcctttatacttctactctaccaTTTAGAATTcaataatgtactttttactgcactaaaatcaactaataaatgatgatgtattattacatGTATCCTTACGTTTGATTCAAACTAAAGAGAAAACAAGTGgaggaaagtaactaagtacatttactcaaatactgtaatTAAGTAAAAATTTAAagcacttgtactttacttgggtGTTTCACTTTTATGCTACTTCATACTTCGAGTCAACTagatctcagaggcaaatattataaataatactCCACTGTATTTATCTaaaagctttagttactttgcagattcagattattaatagaaaATATTATTTAACTAATAAATTCTGATAtaatattatagattaagccacccagcagtatataaagtaattaaaattagctccgccgttaccagctgcaacattaaagtgataaaaCATGAATGTATCAATAGTTAAAatctaataatataattaatattattctgaaatgggccattctgcataatgagttcttttacttttggtactttaagtatattttgatgctaacactttagtacttttacataaataagattttgaatgcaggacttttacttgtagcagagtattcatatatttaaaagtaCCTCTTCCACCACTATGGAGCATTTTGTACACCAAACAAGCATAAAAATTCAGTAACAAACATAAGATCTATACTGAAAACAATCCAACAATCACTCTTTGTCTTTTCAGCATCTACCATGGCTTCTTCAGACAGTGAGCTGATGCAGATAACTGCAGAGTTGAACCAGCTTTCACTCACGAAACAACAacttctggaaaaaaaaaaattcaagtcCATATTTCAGGAGTTGAGGAGTCGTATTGAATTTGGACAAACAGGTGGCGTATGAAATAAATTCTATAGCTTTATCAAGTCTTttgcatattgtatattttgcACCTGCCGTCTCATGCTTATGAGTAtatatgtttctgttttttctttcagagGAGGAAGACTTAAGTCAGCCTGAGATCAACAGCATTGATGACAAACTGAAACAACTGGCAGAAAGGAAGGCAGAGCTCGAACAAAGCTACGAGAACATGCTCAATGCCAAAGATGAGAAGAATACAGAGAAAGTAGCAGCGAGTGAGTCCAAATTTACTGGCAGCAAATCATTGCTCATCATCATACGTTGGTTTTGTAACCACCTTTTTTCTTCACTGTTAGAGGACAGTTCCACCTCCTATCAGAAGAGTGAGCCTGCTGTTCCTGTCACCAAGATTTTATATGTTGAGGCTCCACCTGATTTCCCTGGTGAGTCGGTGTTGCACAAATGCTCATTTTAACTGTTCAATTTGAGGCTTTTGACTTCACAATGCAACACCTGCAGCCAGTCACACTTGTCACATCTAGTGAGAACACACTTCTgtcctttaacatttttaagcTTCATCAGTACAaaattttttttgcacatattATATGCAACAATGTCTTACTTCATGTACCTGCAACCTTGTTGTACTTGTGTCAGTAAATGTAACTGAAATGCAGTGGCGGAAGAAGAACTCAGATTTGAAAAGTagcaatactctgttacaagtaaaagtcctgcattcaattttttacttaagtacaagtacagaagtattggctttaaaatatacttaaagtacgaaaagtaaaaaaaaaaaaaaaaaaaaatactcattatgcagaatggcccatttcagaataatatataatatattattggatcataattattgatgcattaatgtgtgctTTAATATTGCAGCTGATAAAAGTGGAGCTAATTTCAATTACTTTATaaactgctgggtagcttaacctATAAGAATATATTGGAATTTATTTGTTGACTTCAGGAATGTCAATcgtcaaaaatatttaattgcgatgaatcgcatgattgtccatagttaatcgtgattaatcgcaaattaatcacacatttttttatctgtccaaaatgtaccttaaagggagatttgtcaagtatttaatactcttatcaacataggagtggacaaatatgctgctttatgcaaatgtatgtaaatgagAGACAGatagtgtccagaaaccctcacaggtactgcatttagcataaaagatatactcaaatcataacatagcaaactcaagcccaacaggcaacaacagctgtcagtgtgtcagtgtgctgacttgactatgacttgccccaaactgcatgtgattatcataaagtgggcatgtctgtaaaggggagactcgtgggtacccatagaacccattttcattcacata from Sebastes fasciatus isolate fSebFas1 chromosome 13, fSebFas1.pri, whole genome shotgun sequence encodes the following:
- the LOC141781597 gene encoding uncharacterized protein LOC141781597; translation: MASSDSELMQITAELNQLSLTKQQLLEKKKFKSIFQELRSRIEFGQTEEEDLSQPEINSIDDKLKQLAERKAELEQSYENMLNAKDEKNTEKVAAKDSSTSYQKSEPAVPVTKILYVEAPPDFPAPAVILDVENFPVLPCRTQCPECQQFVVTETYTAVSSVTWLVCCMTALAGCVVGCCLVPFCFDMFKSTIHRCPKCRTKITTVKKL